In Anaerolineales bacterium, one DNA window encodes the following:
- a CDS encoding zinc ABC transporter substrate-binding protein, whose product MKKIVLVVLTLSLLLSACATETGGNSNGKLNIVTTTGMIADIAKNVGGEYVEVTALMGPGVDPHLYKASEGDIRRLQEANLIFYNGLHLEAQLGEVLEKMNDFNITTVAVADEIDPTALLAHPEYENSYDPHIWFDVTLWMQAVRRVQDTLSETDPAHKSAYGANATAYLAQLEELHQYVLSQAETIPAEKRVIITAHDAFSYFGRAYGFEVRGLQGISTESQAGTADVQALAGFIVEQQIPAIFVESSVPQRNVEAVQAAVQSQGFDVQIGGSLFSDAMGSEGTPEGTYIGMVRYNIDTIVAALKGE is encoded by the coding sequence ATGAAGAAAATCGTTTTAGTCGTATTGACCCTATCCCTGCTCCTCAGCGCGTGTGCAACGGAGACGGGCGGTAATTCAAATGGCAAGCTCAATATTGTCACCACCACAGGCATGATCGCAGACATTGCCAAAAATGTAGGCGGGGAATACGTGGAAGTCACCGCCCTGATGGGACCAGGCGTAGACCCTCACTTGTACAAAGCCAGCGAAGGCGACATCCGCCGCTTACAGGAAGCCAATCTTATTTTTTATAACGGCTTACATCTTGAAGCACAACTGGGTGAAGTGTTGGAGAAGATGAATGATTTCAACATTACGACTGTCGCTGTGGCAGATGAAATCGACCCAACTGCATTGCTTGCTCACCCCGAATACGAAAATTCCTACGATCCGCACATTTGGTTCGATGTGACTTTGTGGATGCAGGCTGTCCGTCGGGTGCAGGACACGCTTTCAGAAACTGATCCAGCCCACAAGTCCGCGTATGGGGCGAACGCGACAGCGTATCTCGCTCAACTCGAAGAATTGCATCAGTATGTTTTGAGTCAAGCAGAAACCATCCCCGCTGAAAAGCGCGTCATCATCACCGCACATGATGCGTTCAGTTATTTTGGCAGGGCATACGGCTTTGAAGTGCGCGGCTTGCAAGGCATCAGCACCGAGTCGCAGGCGGGCACAGCGGACGTGCAAGCGCTGGCAGGTTTTATTGTTGAGCAACAAATTCCCGCCATCTTTGTCGAGTCTTCGGTGCCGCAGCGCAATGTGGAAGCGGTGCAGGCGGCTGTGCAATCACAAGGCTTTGATGTGCAAATTGGCGGCTCGCTTTTTTCGGATGCGATGGGCAGTGAAGGCACGCCTGAGGGAACCTATATCGGCATGGTGCGGTACAACATCGATACCATCGTTGCCGCGCTGAAAGGTGAATAA
- a CDS encoding isoprenylcysteine carboxylmethyltransferase family protein, producing the protein MFLEIFFKIAFFIIFFSFAHVMTAYSKKAKAGKEDKATRVKMHNENEIPLLLNLRTIFGVPFYLGVLVWTFAPSFMKWSYIPFPVWVRWAGLALGLFAIVINAWGHKTLSQKLSADFDPALRLMKVPALVTEGPYTRMRHPIYFAFLLMQIAVLFLTSNWFIGFCGLAIIISVIAIRVPEEERLLIEQFGDEYRNYIRHTGSLFPKLR; encoded by the coding sequence ATGTTCCTCGAAATCTTTTTCAAGATCGCATTCTTTATCATCTTTTTCAGTTTCGCGCATGTAATGACCGCTTACTCAAAAAAGGCAAAAGCTGGCAAGGAAGATAAAGCCACACGCGTGAAAATGCACAATGAAAACGAAATTCCGCTTTTATTGAATCTGCGCACCATTTTCGGCGTTCCCTTTTACCTTGGTGTGCTAGTATGGACGTTCGCCCCTTCATTCATGAAATGGTCGTACATCCCCTTTCCCGTTTGGGTGCGCTGGGCTGGATTGGCGCTTGGTCTCTTTGCCATCGTTATCAATGCCTGGGGCCATAAAACGCTCAGCCAAAAGCTCAGCGCGGACTTTGACCCTGCGCTGCGTTTGATGAAAGTCCCTGCCTTGGTGACAGAAGGTCCCTATACGCGGATGCGTCACCCGATCTACTTTGCCTTCCTGCTGATGCAGATCGCGGTTCTTTTCCTGACCTCGAACTGGTTCATCGGCTTTTGCGGACTCGCCATCATTATTTCTGTCATCGCCATTCGTGTGCCTGAAGAGGAGAGACTTCTCATCGAACAATTCGGCGACGAATACCGTAATTACATTAGACACACGGGAAGTTTATTTCCCAAACTCAGATAA
- a CDS encoding isoprenylcysteine carboxylmethyltransferase family protein, translated as MNETIFRILAALILFTGAGISIYFRMKADRDSGERLSRSADGTPMMLVIRIGGLMLWLSPIVYLLNPQWMAWSKIGLPEWVRWFGFGFGIIVVGLIYWLFISIQGGITPVSATRTNHKLVTHGIYRWVRHPLYTVGSSLYIAFALMADNWFIILLATLAFIAMAIRTPKEEANLIEKFGDEYREYLKHTGKFLPKFF; from the coding sequence ATGAACGAAACAATCTTTAGAATTCTCGCCGCCCTTATCCTTTTCACAGGAGCAGGCATCTCCATTTACTTCCGCATGAAAGCAGACCGCGACTCGGGCGAAAGACTTTCCCGCAGCGCAGACGGCACGCCGATGATGCTTGTCATTCGCATTGGCGGTTTGATGTTGTGGCTCAGCCCCATCGTGTACCTGCTCAACCCGCAGTGGATGGCATGGTCGAAGATCGGGCTGCCCGAATGGGTACGCTGGTTCGGATTCGGGTTTGGCATCATCGTGGTCGGGCTGATCTACTGGCTGTTCATCAGCATTCAAGGCGGCATTACGCCTGTCAGCGCCACGCGCACGAATCACAAACTTGTGACTCACGGAATTTACCGCTGGGTACGTCATCCACTTTACACAGTTGGGTCATCGCTTTACATCGCCTTTGCATTGATGGCAGACAACTGGTTCATTATTCTGCTGGCAACACTGGCATTCATCGCCATGGCGATCCGCACGCCAAAAGAGGAAGCCAATCTCATTGAGAAATTCGGAGATGAGTACCGAGAGTACCTGAAGCACACAGGCAAGTTTCTACCGAAGTTTTTCTAG
- a CDS encoding metal-dependent transcriptional regulator, translating to MKNRTSTQSVQDYLKRIYELTENDSPASTNDLARELNVKPASVTGMMQKLAAEKPAMVEYQKHQGVTLTPAGKRAALEVIRHHRLLETWLAQTLGYSWDEVHEEAERLEHVISEDFERRIAAALGNPTRDPHGELIPTENLKMPVEDTTPLSSLRPNQTATILRVVATDPNLLRHLDSLGLTPGIQIEVTEYSAFDNNLTVKVGRKINVLGLNITTKIFVETTN from the coding sequence ATGAAAAACAGAACATCCACCCAATCTGTTCAGGATTACCTGAAACGCATCTACGAACTGACCGAAAACGATTCGCCCGCCAGCACCAACGATCTGGCGCGCGAACTCAATGTCAAACCCGCCTCCGTCACGGGCATGATGCAAAAACTAGCAGCTGAAAAGCCTGCCATGGTCGAGTATCAAAAACATCAGGGCGTTACCCTCACCCCCGCGGGGAAACGCGCCGCGCTCGAGGTCATTCGTCACCATCGTCTGCTCGAAACCTGGCTGGCACAAACACTCGGATATTCGTGGGATGAAGTGCATGAGGAGGCGGAACGGCTGGAACATGTCATCTCGGAGGATTTCGAGCGGCGCATCGCTGCCGCACTCGGCAACCCCACCCGCGACCCGCATGGTGAACTCATCCCCACAGAAAATTTGAAAATGCCCGTCGAGGATACGACGCCCCTATCTTCTCTACGTCCCAATCAGACTGCGACGATATTACGCGTCGTGGCCACGGACCCGAACCTGCTTCGCCATCTTGACAGTTTGGGACTCACCCCAGGCATTCAGATCGAGGTGACAGAATACTCCGCGTTTGACAACAACCTGACAGTGAAAGTCGGCAGGAAAATCAATGTGCTTGGCTTGAACATCACTACAAAAATATTTGTTGAAACCACAAACTAA
- a CDS encoding ROK family transcriptional regulator: MKKATHQQTKQHNRDLVLRTIFANESVSRAEVARVTNLTRTTVSEVVSGLLTEGLVEEVGRGESIGGKSPILMSVVADSRYLIGLNLAQDKFIGAIVNLRGDIKEMVEAPVHDDNGRNALELVYQIIDQLLRKRLKPIVGIGVGAPGLINTREGVVIDAVNLQWQDLPLGQLLKKKYKLPVSVLNDSQATAIGEYVYGGQHAADENLIVVNVKHGIGAGILISGRLFQGDGGGAGEIGHVVVQENGELCRCGKRGCLETISSARAVIQQLKARSLDQAQSAFEAGDAEANRVVMTAGHFLGKSLGNLIGTLNIQKIVITGDMTRFGNAWLDAVNSSMQGAALSRMSEGTRLELGALDYRACILGASAFLLLDDYSLLFTQEN; the protein is encoded by the coding sequence ATGAAAAAGGCTACTCACCAGCAAACCAAGCAGCACAACCGTGACCTCGTTTTGCGAACCATCTTTGCAAACGAATCGGTCAGCCGCGCGGAAGTGGCGCGCGTCACTAATCTCACGCGAACGACTGTCTCCGAGGTGGTGAGTGGGCTGCTCACTGAAGGATTGGTGGAGGAAGTAGGCAGGGGTGAATCGATCGGGGGAAAATCTCCGATCTTGATGAGCGTGGTTGCAGACTCGCGTTATTTGATCGGATTAAATCTGGCACAGGATAAATTCATTGGCGCAATTGTGAATCTGCGTGGCGATATCAAGGAAATGGTCGAAGCGCCAGTCCATGATGACAATGGGCGGAATGCGCTCGAACTTGTATACCAGATCATTGACCAGCTGCTCCGAAAGAGATTAAAGCCGATCGTAGGTATTGGCGTGGGTGCGCCAGGTCTCATTAATACGCGCGAAGGCGTTGTGATCGATGCCGTTAATTTACAGTGGCAGGACCTTCCACTGGGTCAATTGCTTAAGAAGAAATACAAACTCCCTGTTTCGGTTTTGAATGACAGCCAGGCAACCGCCATTGGTGAATACGTCTATGGCGGGCAACATGCCGCCGATGAAAACCTTATCGTTGTAAATGTGAAACACGGCATTGGCGCAGGCATCCTGATCAGTGGTCGATTGTTTCAGGGAGATGGCGGCGGTGCGGGGGAAATTGGTCACGTAGTGGTGCAGGAGAATGGCGAGCTTTGCCGCTGTGGAAAACGCGGCTGTCTGGAAACAATTTCCAGTGCGCGGGCTGTGATTCAACAATTAAAGGCGAGGTCACTTGATCAGGCACAGTCGGCTTTTGAGGCCGGGGACGCGGAAGCCAATCGGGTCGTTATGACAGCGGGACATTTTTTGGGGAAGTCCCTTGGGAATTTGATCGGCACTTTAAACATTCAAAAGATTGTGATCACGGGCGATATGACCCGTTTTGGCAACGCATGGCTGGATGCAGTAAATTCCTCCATGCAGGGCGCGGCGTTGTCCCGCATGTCTGAAGGCACCCGCCTTGAATTGGGCGCATTGGATTATCGCGCCTGTATTCTCGGTGCTTCCGCATTTTTATTGCTCGATGATTATTCGCTGTTATTCACACAGGAAAATTAA
- a CDS encoding ROK family protein translates to MSMQLIGPRVIPPLDKNFRPAVLANRNFQRVVQLVGERIVIGLERSGSDVSRCELTIYPEGHANFDSNYRYVERIVKFLLWQRGGHTLYVGNSPKIAEYLKKIYNKDGARKFDYHFMGEQVYEREFSVVSCKAEEVPASRETGKLLGRNLQGHRIGFDLGASDRKVSAVVDGTPIFSEEVVWEPRKNFDPQYHYREIMTALKTAASKMPRVDAIGGSSAGIYIDNRPMVASLFRGIPQERFGEIRDMFLRIRNEMGVPLDVINDGDVTALAGSMSIEDNGILGIALGSSEAAGYVNMDGHITGWLNELAFAPIDYSPNAPVEEWSGDKGCGASYFSQQCVFRLAEKAGIEIPSDAPDAERLKFAQEKLDAGHEGAANIWQTMGIYLGYGIVHYADFYDLKHVLILGRCTSGRGGELLIEGAKKVLEVEFHELLKEIKLHLPDEKIRRVGQSVAAASLPVIE, encoded by the coding sequence ATGTCCATGCAGTTGATCGGGCCGCGAGTAATACCTCCGTTGGATAAGAATTTCCGTCCGGCAGTTTTGGCGAATCGAAACTTTCAGCGTGTTGTCCAGCTGGTTGGGGAGCGTATCGTGATCGGCCTGGAACGAAGCGGCAGTGATGTGTCCCGCTGTGAGTTAACCATCTATCCTGAAGGCCATGCGAATTTCGACTCCAATTATCGATATGTCGAGCGCATCGTTAAGTTTTTGCTTTGGCAGCGCGGCGGTCATACACTATATGTTGGCAATTCTCCAAAAATAGCTGAATATTTGAAGAAAATATATAACAAGGATGGCGCACGAAAATTCGATTACCACTTTATGGGAGAACAAGTGTACGAAAGAGAGTTTTCAGTTGTTTCCTGCAAAGCGGAGGAAGTGCCCGCCTCGCGCGAGACGGGGAAACTGCTCGGTCGTAATTTACAGGGTCATCGCATTGGGTTTGACCTGGGAGCTTCCGATCGCAAGGTAAGCGCTGTTGTGGATGGGACACCGATCTTCAGCGAGGAAGTGGTCTGGGAGCCGCGCAAAAATTTCGACCCTCAATATCACTACCGTGAAATTATGACCGCGTTGAAAACCGCCGCAAGCAAAATGCCGCGTGTGGATGCAATCGGCGGAAGTTCCGCGGGCATTTACATTGACAACCGCCCAATGGTTGCTTCGCTGTTCCGTGGAATCCCGCAGGAACGATTTGGCGAGATTCGGGACATGTTTCTGCGAATTCGTAATGAGATGGGCGTGCCGCTGGATGTCATCAATGATGGCGATGTCACTGCATTGGCCGGCTCCATGTCCATTGAAGATAACGGGATTTTGGGAATAGCGCTCGGTTCAAGTGAAGCTGCGGGATATGTGAACATGGACGGGCATATTACGGGCTGGTTGAACGAACTGGCTTTTGCCCCCATTGATTACAGCCCGAATGCCCCTGTGGAAGAGTGGTCTGGCGATAAGGGTTGCGGAGCTTCATACTTCTCGCAACAATGTGTATTCAGGCTTGCGGAGAAGGCAGGCATTGAAATCCCCTCAGACGCACCGGATGCCGAGAGACTGAAATTTGCGCAGGAAAAATTGGATGCAGGGCACGAAGGCGCGGCAAACATCTGGCAAACCATGGGCATTTATCTTGGGTATGGCATTGTTCATTATGCGGATTTCTACGATCTCAAGCATGTCCTGATCCTGGGGCGTTGCACGTCGGGGCGCGGCGGGGAGCTTTTGATCGAAGGTGCGAAGAAGGTTCTTGAAGTTGAATTCCACGAATTATTAAAGGAAATCAAACTGCACCTGCCCGATGAAAAGATCCGCCGTGTGGGACAGTCTGTCGCTGCGGCGAGTTTGCCGGTAATCGAATAG
- a CDS encoding PIG-L family deacetylase — protein sequence MKLHLDTAEIYMPDGENTKTALSRTTHLCFSAHQDDIEIMAAQPIFECFQRRDKWFTGVVVTDGRGSPRKGIYDEYSDDEMRLTRFKEQRKAAYVGEFSALAMLDYPSKIVKEGSRSEPVEDMVRILRAARPHFVYTHNLADKHDTHVAVALRVIEAVRRLGQAERPERVVGCEVWRALDWMVDADKVLMNLSDHENLQLALLGVFDSQIAGGKRYDLASMGRRRANATYFESHGVDITTGLSYAMDMTSLMNDAQKDPAQFTQEFIQRFAQDVGERIKRMS from the coding sequence ATGAAGCTTCACCTCGACACTGCTGAAATTTACATGCCGGATGGCGAAAATACCAAAACAGCGCTTTCACGCACCACGCATTTGTGCTTTTCCGCCCATCAGGATGATATCGAGATCATGGCTGCGCAGCCAATATTTGAGTGCTTTCAACGGAGGGATAAGTGGTTTACGGGCGTGGTCGTCACGGACGGACGCGGCTCTCCGCGCAAGGGTATCTATGATGAGTACAGCGATGATGAAATGCGCCTGACGCGTTTCAAGGAACAGCGCAAGGCTGCATATGTGGGCGAGTTCTCCGCGCTGGCGATGCTGGATTATCCAAGCAAAATCGTCAAGGAGGGTTCCAGAAGCGAGCCCGTCGAGGATATGGTCAGAATCCTGCGCGCGGCAAGACCGCACTTTGTGTACACCCACAATCTTGCGGACAAACACGATACGCATGTGGCGGTCGCTCTGCGGGTGATCGAAGCCGTTCGGAGGCTGGGGCAGGCTGAACGTCCGGAACGAGTCGTCGGCTGTGAGGTCTGGCGCGCATTGGACTGGATGGTGGATGCGGACAAGGTCTTGATGAATCTGTCCGATCATGAAAATCTGCAACTTGCCCTGCTGGGCGTCTTCGATTCGCAGATCGCCGGGGGAAAGCGTTACGACCTCGCTTCGATGGGGCGCCGCCGTGCCAATGCGACCTATTTCGAATCGCACGGCGTGGATATAACGACCGGGTTGTCCTATGCGATGGATATGACTTCCTTGATGAACGATGCTCAAAAAGACCCCGCGCAATTTACACAGGAGTTTATCCAGCGCTTTGCACAGGATGTAGGTGAACGTATCAAGCGGATGAGCTAA
- a CDS encoding extracellular solute-binding protein has protein sequence MNKKLLGLLSVLVLASLVLTACGSPAPATEAPAAGDASAAATSAPSTSGQSTTLKIYLLDYTPDTIAWLNSEINPAFEAANPGVKVEITEGSWSGWDTTFSGFFAAGEGPDIINLGSEMNTLYGESLADMDPYLGEGAWDEISNFGPALENAKFEGKLRGLPIFTAPRYVFCRTDLMEAAGWTAGTPKNFADWTSFASQASVIDPATNSLTQQALVPVDAGSMADWQWWLLVYYSLGGELYKADGSPNFDSPEALAATQFLFDMRQATYGDAANAVGSLPTGQGSVIDVDDATGNDNGAVCLAHSGWAAPAFDRPIWDKITIEPFYGDPANFPNSRPVVLAFNDWLAVADYSPNKELAAEWLKMAFSKEANHKWNETMGLIPARNDAQYGYVTDSPQLQREAELAAEYGVGFAGIKEAAKLSTIMQDALGKLITEELTPEEVIARIQSEYATALGQ, from the coding sequence ATGAATAAGAAACTGTTAGGTTTGTTGTCTGTTTTGGTTTTGGCCAGCCTTGTTTTGACTGCCTGCGGCTCCCCGGCTCCTGCCACCGAAGCGCCTGCAGCTGGTGATGCATCCGCCGCGGCCACTTCAGCACCTTCCACCTCAGGTCAATCCACAACCTTGAAGATCTATCTGCTCGATTACACTCCGGATACGATTGCATGGCTCAATAGTGAAATTAACCCGGCTTTTGAAGCGGCTAATCCTGGGGTGAAGGTTGAGATTACAGAAGGCTCATGGTCCGGATGGGATACCACCTTCAGCGGTTTCTTTGCCGCTGGCGAAGGCCCTGATATCATCAATCTCGGTTCTGAAATGAACACCCTCTATGGTGAAAGCCTTGCGGACATGGATCCCTATCTTGGCGAAGGCGCATGGGATGAAATTTCCAATTTTGGTCCCGCTCTCGAAAATGCCAAGTTTGAAGGCAAATTGCGCGGTCTTCCGATCTTCACCGCTCCGCGTTACGTGTTCTGCCGTACTGACTTGATGGAAGCGGCTGGTTGGACTGCCGGCACACCCAAGAACTTTGCAGACTGGACCTCCTTCGCCTCGCAGGCTTCTGTGATCGATCCCGCCACCAATTCATTAACTCAACAGGCGCTCGTCCCTGTGGATGCTGGTTCGATGGCAGATTGGCAATGGTGGCTGCTGGTGTACTACTCTCTCGGCGGCGAACTCTACAAAGCGGATGGCTCCCCCAACTTCGATTCCCCTGAAGCTCTGGCGGCGACCCAATTCCTGTTTGATATGCGCCAGGCTACCTATGGTGATGCTGCAAATGCGGTTGGCTCTCTCCCCACTGGACAGGGTTCTGTTATAGACGTCGACGATGCCACTGGTAACGATAACGGCGCTGTATGTCTCGCTCACTCAGGCTGGGCTGCCCCCGCTTTTGACCGCCCGATCTGGGATAAAATCACCATTGAGCCTTTCTATGGCGATCCCGCCAACTTCCCCAACAGCCGCCCAGTTGTGCTTGCCTTCAATGACTGGCTGGCGGTTGCTGACTACAGCCCGAACAAGGAACTTGCCGCTGAATGGTTGAAGATGGCATTCAGCAAGGAAGCCAATCATAAATGGAACGAGACCATGGGCTTGATCCCTGCCCGCAATGATGCACAATATGGGTACGTAACAGATTCCCCACAGCTCCAACGCGAAGCTGAATTAGCCGCTGAATATGGTGTTGGCTTTGCCGGCATCAAGGAAGCCGCCAAGCTTTCCACCATCATGCAGGATGCTCTCGGTAAATTGATCACCGAAGAACTCACTCCAGAAGAAGTAATTGCCCGGATTCAGTCGGAATATGCGACTGCTCTCGGTCAGTAG
- a CDS encoding sugar ABC transporter permease: MPGNPYLNVLVTVFLTVIFIITSSYGLGFLARFIVKLRGAPRSYQEDTFAGYLFAAPWIVGFAIFVIIPLFFSLYWSFTDYRVTSRDPANWVGIENYYNILFKDAGFRASIVNTLYLTVIGLPLQMGVALFLAVMLNQKMRGERIFRMAFYLPVILGFNTAVLLCWRLMLNTGTGIINQIIRALSSSFPPFGYVTRALIFVQEIITSFFLGINTGKFNLMIKVLEAGFPVENRVPLWVQSPLWTKMSVILLMIWGCGTMMLIFLAGLNNIPRELHEAAEVDGASAWQRFWKVSFPLLSPYIFYNLIVGLISSLQIFEPIFVLYRDNQPIVSSTISMVYYLWQKSFSHFEIGYGSAISWVILVIIFIVTVVQFRVQDRWVTYEIY, from the coding sequence ATGCCTGGCAATCCATATCTTAATGTGCTGGTCACTGTCTTTTTGACGGTCATCTTTATTATCACAAGCAGCTATGGATTGGGTTTCCTTGCCCGCTTTATCGTAAAATTACGCGGCGCGCCCCGTAGTTATCAGGAAGATACCTTTGCAGGGTATCTGTTTGCCGCTCCCTGGATCGTGGGTTTTGCGATCTTTGTCATCATCCCTCTGTTTTTTTCCCTTTATTGGAGTTTTACCGATTATCGGGTCACATCACGTGATCCCGCGAACTGGGTGGGAATTGAAAATTATTACAATATCCTATTTAAAGATGCAGGCTTCCGCGCCTCCATTGTGAACACGCTTTATTTGACCGTGATCGGACTGCCTCTGCAGATGGGAGTTGCGTTATTTCTGGCGGTCATGCTCAACCAAAAGATGCGCGGCGAACGCATCTTTCGCATGGCGTTTTACCTGCCTGTCATTCTTGGTTTCAATACTGCCGTACTTCTATGCTGGCGTTTGATGCTGAATACGGGCACGGGTATTATCAACCAGATTATTCGTGCGCTTTCGTCTTCCTTTCCGCCGTTTGGCTACGTGACCCGCGCGCTGATTTTCGTACAGGAGATCATCACGTCCTTCTTCCTTGGGATCAATACGGGAAAATTCAATTTAATGATCAAGGTACTTGAAGCAGGCTTTCCTGTCGAAAACCGTGTACCTCTCTGGGTGCAAAGCCCGTTATGGACAAAGATGTCCGTGATTTTGTTGATGATCTGGGGGTGCGGTACCATGATGTTGATCTTCCTGGCTGGTTTGAATAATATCCCCAGGGAACTGCACGAAGCCGCCGAAGTGGACGGTGCCTCAGCCTGGCAACGCTTCTGGAAAGTTTCCTTCCCGCTCCTGTCCCCATATATTTTTTATAACCTTATTGTGGGATTGATCAGTTCGCTTCAAATTTTCGAACCGATCTTTGTCCTCTATCGTGATAATCAGCCGATTGTTTCATCGACAATATCAATGGTCTACTATTTATGGCAAAAGAGTTTCAGTCATTTTGAAATAGGCTATGGATCCGCCATCTCCTGGGTAATTCTTGTGATCATTTTTATCGTTACGGTGGTCCAGTTCAGGGTACAGGATCGCTGGGTGACCTATGAGATTTATTAG
- a CDS encoding carbohydrate ABC transporter permease, with translation MKRHTSMLKSTILYVLLTGATVLMSFPLFWMISSSLKTLQETNSPGIVWIPNNPTWEAYIGIFQNQNFLRAYFNSVFYVTLALAGTLISIAAVSYAFSRIEWPGRNIVFFLMLSTMMIPPQALIVPQYVFFNKLKWIGTFNPLIIPGYFAGGAAMIFLLRQAMAQIPKELDESAFVDGANHIQIWWEIVLPLVKAPLATVATFLFVGLWNSLLTPLMYLQTVDLYTLPVYVSTLYNINSTVQQWPTIMTAAVLTTVPLIVVFFFAQRFILESVVVSGLKG, from the coding sequence ATGAAACGACACACATCCATGCTTAAAAGTACAATCCTTTACGTCCTCCTCACAGGCGCGACGGTATTGATGTCCTTTCCGCTGTTTTGGATGATCTCATCCTCCCTGAAAACATTACAGGAGACGAATTCTCCCGGCATCGTCTGGATTCCAAATAATCCCACCTGGGAGGCGTACATCGGAATTTTCCAAAACCAGAATTTCCTGCGTGCTTATTTTAATTCTGTTTTTTACGTCACTCTGGCACTGGCAGGGACTCTCATTTCCATTGCGGCGGTATCCTACGCTTTCAGCCGGATTGAATGGCCGGGGCGGAATATCGTATTCTTCCTCATGCTTTCCACCATGATGATTCCTCCGCAGGCCTTGATCGTCCCTCAATATGTTTTCTTCAATAAACTAAAATGGATCGGCACTTTTAATCCTCTGATCATTCCCGGCTATTTTGCCGGCGGCGCGGCAATGATCTTTCTCCTGCGGCAGGCTATGGCGCAAATCCCAAAGGAATTGGATGAATCTGCTTTTGTGGATGGGGCGAATCATATCCAGATATGGTGGGAGATCGTCCTGCCGCTTGTGAAAGCCCCCCTTGCTACTGTTGCCACTTTTCTTTTTGTAGGCTTGTGGAATAGCCTGCTCACCCCATTGATGTATCTGCAAACTGTCGACTTATATACCCTGCCTGTTTATGTGTCCACACTTTACAACATCAATAGCACGGTTCAGCAATGGCCCACCATCATGACTGCCGCCGTGTTAACCACCGTGCCCTTGATCGTCGTGTTCTTTTTTGCCCAACGCTTCATTCTTGAAAGTGTTGTGGTTTCAGGGTTAAAAGGTTAA